ATGTACATAATGTCTTTATATACAGGTTGAGGATTCGACCAAAATGCTTAATTGGGGTAACTCGGTGTGATCTTCGAACTAAAGTACTGGGACACGATGTGTCTCTTCCCGTCGGTATATCACCGACCGCAATGCAACGGATGGCACATCCCGAAGGAGAACTAGCTAATGCAAGGGGTATCTGACTTATCATAATTgtataattgttttgtaattttctcatttgtaattaatgttttaatgtgttttattaagCTGCTCAAGCTGAGAAGACAATTTTCACACTCAGTACTATAGCCACAAGTTCTATTGAAGAAGTGGCGGAGGCTGCGCCTGATGGTGTAAAGTGGTTTCAGTTGTATATTTACAAtgataggtattttttatatttctttaaatatatatatatctgtGGCACTATGTGAAGATTATTACTATACCTACTAACCTCACTAACTGTACGATTTTCAGAGAAGTAACTAGAAATCTAGTACTAAGAGCAGAGAAGGCAGGTTTTAAAGCAATAGCCCTAACAGTTGATACTCCTTTGTTCGGGATAAGACGCGCAGATGTGCGGAATAAATTTACTTTGCCTCCGCATTTGAGGTAAGATTTCTATTTCGTGGATTTATTTTTGAGCATAAATAATTAGTTAGACGAGTTTGGCAGGTCacaactaatatttattattctttgaaGACTTTGTTAGTTTGGTTTGAATGCGGTAATCTCCGGAAATGTACGGTTCGAAATTTATCTttgttggatagtctatttgtTGAGAAAGCATTAAAGAGTCGACCAGCGGGTGCATCCGCTCGCGATTagtcataaataaatgaaaatatttttacaggcTTGCTAACTTTGACGGTATTTTGTCTACTAAGATTCGCAGCACTGGAAGTGGCAGTGGGCTTAATAACTACGTCGAAAACTTATTCGATAAATCTTTGACATGGGAAGAAGTTAAATGGTTGAAAAggtaaatcaatttattttatttagttcataGACAGTCATGTAATGTGGTAAGGTGGCAActcaaataagtaattaagtatattttaatccGCAGCATTACAAAGCTGCCGATTATTGCAAAGGGCATTTTACGCGGCGACGATGCAGTTAAAGCAATTGAAGCTGGTTGTTCTGCAATATTAGTATCAAACCATGGAGCTCGACAACTGGACGGTGTTCCTACTACGGTAATACAAATAACACACAAAAtactgtatatattttatttttggactgAGTGATACCTAggtatttctaaatatttcagATTGAAGCATTGCCCGAAATTGTGGAAGCTGTGAGAAAGTACAATGTTGAAGTTTATTTGGACGGGGGAGTGACCACAGGAACTGATGTGTACAAAGCTTTAGCTCTTGGTGCTAGAATGGTGAGTTCTTAATTTATTCttaggaaaattaaataatgttatttataaaatgtactcTATCACATTGCAATTAGAGTTGAATTTTAAGgtcatataaaatatacttgtCAAATGTTTGCCCACAGGTTTTCGTCGGTCGTCCTGCTCTTTGGGGACTGACAGTCGGTGGGCAAGCTGGTGTCCAAAGAATGCTCAGTATATTCCGAACAGAGTTGGAGTATACGCTTCAAATAGCAGGTACAGTACATGTGTGGAtatcttatggctgatatgatgatgattc
The genomic region above belongs to Spodoptera frugiperda isolate SF20-4 chromosome 12, AGI-APGP_CSIRO_Sfru_2.0, whole genome shotgun sequence and contains:
- the LOC118263143 gene encoding uncharacterized protein LOC118263143 — its product is MEKYISVKEIEDAALSILPKPARDYYKSGATEEQTLAENRTAFQRLRIRPKCLIGVTRCDLRTKVLGHDVSLPVGISPTAMQRMAHPEGELANARAAQAEKTIFTLSTIATSSIEEVAEAAPDGVKWFQLYIYNDREVTRNLVLRAEKAGFKAIALTVDTPLFGIRRADVRNKFTLPPHLRLANFDGILSTKIRSTGSGSGLNNYVENLFDKSLTWEEVKWLKSITKLPIIAKGILRGDDAVKAIEAGCSAILVSNHGARQLDGVPTTIEALPEIVEAVRKYNVEVYLDGGVTTGTDVYKALALGARMVFVGRPALWGLTVGGQAGVQRMLSIFRTELEYTLQIAGTPTIADITKDMVRHESTYSKL